Proteins from a single region of Pithys albifrons albifrons isolate INPA30051 chromosome 10, PitAlb_v1, whole genome shotgun sequence:
- the RGS18 gene encoding regulator of G-protein signaling 18 isoform X1, with protein sequence MENPLLLLPQLNISASKDKSYYKVMKSMIKEEPHKASKPGSKQKRNRLSLLLQKPEFHESDHLGKPGNLTKAASSVSPEEAVKWGESFDKLLSEKAGLDAFTKFLKTEFSEENIEFWIACEDYKKSKTAHELLPKAKTIFETFIQKDAPKEVNLDFHTKEATSQNIHQPLITTFDAAQNTVYRLMEQDSYPRFLRSDPYLNLVKGRSPSRPTLRRRSRSFTVNDFQGARPDFTIW encoded by the exons ATGGAGAACCCACTTCTTTTACTCCCCCAactaaatatttctgcttcaaaGGATAAATCCTATTACAAAGTCATGAAGTCAATGATTAAAGAGGAGCCACACAAAGCAAGCAAGCCTGG ATCTAAGCAGAAGAGAAATAGGCTGAGCCTTCTCCTGCAGAAACCTGAATTCCATGAAAGTGATCATCTTGGTAAACCTGGAAACTTGACAAAAGCAGCAAG CAGTGTGTCTCCTGAAGAAGCAGTGAAATGGGGAGAATCTTTTGACAAACTGCTTTCTGAGAAAG CTGGGCTGGATGCTTTTACAAAGTTCCTGAAAACTGAGTTCAGTGAGGAGAACATCGAGTTCTGGATAGCTTGTGAGGAttacaagaaaagcaaaactgcaCATGAACTTCTCCCGAAAGCTAAGACCATTTTTGAAACATTCATACAGAAAGATGCTCCAAAAGAG GTGAATTTGGACTTTCACACCAAAGAAGCCACAAGTCAGAATATTCACCAGCCCCTCATCACCACCTTTGATGCAGCACAGAACACAGTCTACAGGCTGATGGAGCAAGACAGCTACCCTCGCTTCCTGAGATCTGATCCTTATTTAAATTTGGTTAAAGGGAGAAGTCCCAGTCGGCCCACCCTTAGGAGACGGTCACGGTCTTTTACTGTCAATGATTTTCAAGGTGCACGCCCAGACTTTACCATTTGGTAA
- the RGS18 gene encoding regulator of G-protein signaling 18 isoform X2, which translates to MENPLLLLPQLNISASKDKSYYKVMKSMIKEEPHKASKPGSKQKRNRLSLLLQKPEFHESDHLGKPGNLTKAASVSPEEAVKWGESFDKLLSEKAGLDAFTKFLKTEFSEENIEFWIACEDYKKSKTAHELLPKAKTIFETFIQKDAPKEVNLDFHTKEATSQNIHQPLITTFDAAQNTVYRLMEQDSYPRFLRSDPYLNLVKGRSPSRPTLRRRSRSFTVNDFQGARPDFTIW; encoded by the exons ATGGAGAACCCACTTCTTTTACTCCCCCAactaaatatttctgcttcaaaGGATAAATCCTATTACAAAGTCATGAAGTCAATGATTAAAGAGGAGCCACACAAAGCAAGCAAGCCTGG ATCTAAGCAGAAGAGAAATAGGCTGAGCCTTCTCCTGCAGAAACCTGAATTCCATGAAAGTGATCATCTTGGTAAACCTGGAAACTTGACAAAAGCAGCAAG TGTGTCTCCTGAAGAAGCAGTGAAATGGGGAGAATCTTTTGACAAACTGCTTTCTGAGAAAG CTGGGCTGGATGCTTTTACAAAGTTCCTGAAAACTGAGTTCAGTGAGGAGAACATCGAGTTCTGGATAGCTTGTGAGGAttacaagaaaagcaaaactgcaCATGAACTTCTCCCGAAAGCTAAGACCATTTTTGAAACATTCATACAGAAAGATGCTCCAAAAGAG GTGAATTTGGACTTTCACACCAAAGAAGCCACAAGTCAGAATATTCACCAGCCCCTCATCACCACCTTTGATGCAGCACAGAACACAGTCTACAGGCTGATGGAGCAAGACAGCTACCCTCGCTTCCTGAGATCTGATCCTTATTTAAATTTGGTTAAAGGGAGAAGTCCCAGTCGGCCCACCCTTAGGAGACGGTCACGGTCTTTTACTGTCAATGATTTTCAAGGTGCACGCCCAGACTTTACCATTTGGTAA